The Bdellovibrionota bacterium genome segment CGATATTTAGACTGTCGCGCCAAAGCGATCCCCAAGTTCATATGGCCCTTCGCCGATGTGGGATCGACCGCAACCACCTTTCGAAATGCATCTTCCGCCGCGGCGGATCGTCCCAGCCGTAACTGGCAAAAGCCGAGATTGAACCCATGTTCGGAAAACTTCTTCTCCCCCGGCTTTGCCTGACGAATCACCTGTTCATAGGTAGCCGCTGCCTCGGCCCAATTACCTGC includes the following:
- a CDS encoding tetratricopeptide repeat protein — its product is AGNWAEAAATYEQVIRQAKPGEKKFSEHGFNLGFCQLRLGRSAAAEDAFRKVVAVDPTSAKGHMNLGIALARQSKYRDARKSLEKARELDPVNVEIVFNLARLAVDQQRWRDVRAYIKELDLLAPKDARLAQLRAVQFNARDESLR